In Streptomyces sp. NBC_01439, the following are encoded in one genomic region:
- a CDS encoding alkaline phosphatase family protein, protein MAYSAAQEWPEPELLDLAGAPVPEYGVGSLADLLPTLVAGQGVPGFTAAITELTPADRNCVFLVDGMGWEQIKAHPDEAPYLTSLLGSSRGGTGRPITAGFPATTATSLASVGTGLPPARHGLPGYAVRNPATGELMNQLRWHPWTSPKPWQPYPTVFQQADKAGVATAQVSSPAFQTTPLTKIALSGGTFLGRMTGEERMDLAAERLAAGDRSLVYTYFSELDGAGHRHGVDSDAWRGQLMYVDRLVQRLAEQLPPRTALYVTADHGMVDVPFDEDSRIDFDEDWELSAGVALLGGEGRARHVYAVPGAEADVLTVWREVLGDRFWVASREEALELGWFGAPGECDERVLGRIGDVVAAAQADVAITASRNEPNESALAGMHGSMTAAEQLVPLLEIRT, encoded by the coding sequence ATGGCGTACTCCGCGGCACAGGAGTGGCCCGAGCCGGAGCTGCTGGACCTGGCGGGCGCCCCCGTCCCGGAGTACGGCGTCGGGTCGCTCGCCGACCTGCTGCCCACGCTCGTGGCGGGCCAGGGCGTCCCCGGGTTCACCGCCGCCATCACCGAGCTGACCCCGGCCGACCGGAACTGCGTGTTCCTGGTCGACGGCATGGGTTGGGAGCAGATCAAGGCGCACCCGGACGAGGCCCCGTACCTCACCTCCCTGCTCGGCAGCTCGCGCGGCGGCACCGGCCGCCCGATCACCGCGGGCTTCCCGGCGACCACCGCCACCTCGCTCGCCTCCGTGGGCACCGGCCTGCCGCCGGCCCGCCACGGCCTGCCCGGCTACGCCGTCCGCAACCCCGCCACGGGCGAACTCATGAACCAGCTCCGCTGGCACCCGTGGACCTCGCCGAAGCCCTGGCAGCCGTACCCGACCGTCTTCCAGCAGGCCGACAAGGCCGGGGTGGCGACCGCACAGGTGTCCTCGCCCGCCTTCCAGACCACCCCGCTCACCAAGATCGCGCTGAGTGGCGGCACCTTCCTCGGCCGGATGACCGGCGAGGAGCGGATGGACCTGGCGGCCGAGCGCCTCGCGGCCGGTGACCGCTCGCTCGTCTACACCTACTTCAGCGAGCTCGACGGGGCCGGCCACCGGCACGGCGTGGACTCCGACGCGTGGCGCGGCCAGCTGATGTACGTGGACCGGCTCGTCCAGCGGCTCGCCGAGCAACTGCCGCCGCGCACCGCCCTGTACGTGACCGCGGACCACGGCATGGTCGACGTCCCCTTCGACGAGGACTCCCGGATCGACTTCGACGAGGACTGGGAGCTGAGCGCCGGCGTCGCGCTGCTGGGCGGCGAGGGCCGGGCCCGGCACGTGTACGCGGTGCCGGGCGCCGAGGCCGACGTACTGACCGTGTGGCGCGAGGTGCTCGGCGACCGGTTCTGGGTCGCGAGCCGCGAAGAGGCCCTGGAACTCGGCTGGTTCGGCGCGCCGGGGGAGTGCGACGAGCGCGTGCTCGGACGCATCGGCGACGTGGTGGCGGCCGCCCAGGCCGATGTCGCGATCACTGCCTCGCGCAACGAGCCGAACGAATCCGCCCTCGCCGGAATGCACGGCTCGATGACCGCGGCGGAGCAGCTCGTCCCGCTGCTCGAAATCCGCACCTGA
- a CDS encoding DUF5998 family protein, producing MAKSGTTTQGLRTAIERSGYYPALVAEAVEAAVGGEPISSYLVHQETTFDSNEVRRHVTVLVLTGNRFIVSHTDEQAADAGSPSPYATTSTESVKLSSISSVVLSRVVANPESYTPGTLPREVVLTIGWGAVSRIDLEPAACGDPNCDSDHGYTGNSTADDLSLRVSEAGDGPEAVRQTLVFAQALSEATAATSSPSAR from the coding sequence ATGGCGAAATCCGGTACGACGACCCAGGGGCTGCGCACGGCGATCGAGCGCAGCGGCTACTACCCGGCCCTCGTGGCCGAGGCCGTGGAGGCCGCGGTGGGCGGCGAGCCGATCTCGTCGTACCTGGTCCACCAGGAGACGACCTTCGACTCCAACGAGGTGCGCCGTCACGTCACCGTGCTGGTCCTGACCGGCAACCGCTTCATCGTCAGCCACACCGACGAGCAGGCCGCCGACGCCGGATCCCCCTCCCCGTACGCGACCACCTCCACCGAGTCGGTCAAGCTGTCCAGCATCTCCTCCGTGGTGCTGAGCCGCGTCGTCGCCAACCCGGAGTCCTACACCCCCGGCACCCTGCCCCGCGAGGTCGTCCTGACCATCGGCTGGGGCGCCGTCTCCCGGATCGACCTGGAGCCGGCCGCCTGCGGCGACCCGAACTGCGACTCCGACCACGGTTACACCGGCAACTCCACCGCCGACGACCTCAGCCTGCGGGTCAGCGAAGCCGGCGACGGGCCGGAGGCGGTGCGCCAGACCCTGGTCTTCGCTCAGGCCCTCAGCGAGGCCACCGCGGCGACGTCTTCCCCCTCCGCCCGCTGA